A window of Lonchura striata isolate bLonStr1 chromosome 34, bLonStr1.mat, whole genome shotgun sequence genomic DNA:
agggcctgacTCTGTCCCCtggtgctgggggagctgtcacagggcagggagggccagggctggcaggggctgctcagggatgggtttggcccctgtccctccaagcagcgacggcccaagcagctgcgctggccccgggctctcctgccggcctgctgggctttgttgggtggcacagcctgtgccaaggggcggcaaggtgcctgcaggccccagctctgggcaaacagagaacgtcctggccgtatccaccgtgcagccagctcagcagtgcagcacagcgcgggctcacgctgcCCATTGCTCGCACAGACGTTATCACTGAAACAGGAATATATGTCCTGGATCCAGTGCGCATCCCAAGAATTGTCTGCCCCCAGCATGTGCACaggtcctgcatgataggcacggtggtgacactgttcactgtgccacttgtgctgatGGGCTGCTATCTTGGCATTCGGAAGCTGTACGAGAGCAGTCAGTAGTTCATTTTTCTCCACAGTTTTCTTGTAACTCTGCTCATAGCACTGGTACCGAACTTGTAGTcatgctgcagtggagctgtggccagtccatggctgtgcaaagaactctgctgagggttctgctgctgcccagtgctttccttggcctcttcattgctgggccttgtcctggggggccgctggggctgcagccagtgctggctccccctgaggctgcctggccaggagcagccccaggggcacagggcagaggcacagcaagttCTCAACAGTATTTGGGCAACACACATCAGGACAGGACACTGCTTATTTAGTAGCTCATGTAAAGTTTCATGGTAACAGTGATTTTACCGCACAAGTAAATTTGTTCCCGTTCCGTGTTTAAAGAAATCCAACCTGATGAAGGTTTGGCTTTGGCCTTGAggctttgctctttgtgtgAGCCCTGTTCTGGACTGATTCCCACTCAGTCTTGGAGCCAGTTTGGGGTGAAGGCTCATCCCGGCCCCGACTCTTGGCAGTTCTGGGCTCAAAGGGACCATCAATGCTGCACTGCACATGACGGGGGTTTAGGGCTGGATTATCAAAGGGCTCTGAGAAGTTTAAATTACAGTCTTTTTTTCTACATCGTTTTCTTTACggaattccttcccttttttaaaacttgaaagTTTGAAAAAGTTGAAAACTTGAAAGTTtgaaaaaaaccttattttcCAGAGCTTATTCCAGTTATTTGATAAAGTGAATTATGGCCTATTTACCCCATGGCTGAATTAGAAAACAGTAAGTacaataatatgaaataatatttacactcCTATGTCTTTCACAGACTCATGAAACTTATGTTGGCTTGATGTGaccaacagaagagttttgctctgcttttagtTCAAAGAAGAAGCAGCCTCGGAACCTGTTGAGAAGACTCTCTTCACTTCATAGCTGAAGCAAACTTCCAGGGTTCTTTATTGAGGAATATAAAATCTATCTTTTCTGTATATATTCCTGACAAGTAACCGATGGAAATTAGGGATTTGGACTCTTTGGGAAGTACTGACCAGTTGGACATTGGCTCTCTGAAGCTCACTCTGTAATAATCAGTCTTTTTCAGAAGAGAATGTTCAGTATCTTCCTGGCATTACCTTTATATTTGTATTCAAAAAGACATCTTGAAAGAGATTTACAACAGCTCTTTACGGTGCCTTAGTTGACTTCTATCTCTTTCACCATAGGTGCCGATGAAAACCTGGATGGCTCCATTAAAAAAGCTGCAAAGCAGATCCTGGAAAAGGGCGCATACATCTGCTCCCACCCTCTAGACAGGAACTTCTGATCCCTCCCTGACAGCAGGCACTCATGAATGGAAATCAGGGAGGAATTTGCTGCAGTTCCTGTATTAGACACCTTAAAAGCATCTGTTATTTAATGTCTTTACTAAATGTatctgtataaaataaaacttctttctaACCACAATTCATAGGAAAAGGATAaatgaagagattttatttaaagctgAAGTGACTTGATTATAGACATAGATTAGATTGAtacagatatagatatataaattaGATATATAgttatagatagatatagatgatatagatatagatatagatatagatatagatatagatatagatatagatatagatatagatatagatatagatatagatatagatatagatatagatatagatatagatatatccAGTGTGGTGGTGTCTGTAGCTCTTCTCTTGAGCACTGAGGTCTTGAGGTGTTGTTTCTATTGTGTTTTCAATTGCAATTCTGTTTCAATGCTCGGTTCTATAAACCTCCCACTTTTGTGTTGCTATAGCATATTTTATCCTTAATGGATTGTTCCTTTCCCCTTGTGTTGTTGGTTTTGCCCTGGTTGTCCAACTTCCCAAAGACCTGCCCTTTGTAGCCGAATGTTCCCTGTTCCTCGTGCCACTGAATGTCAATCCCTTCTCATAATCGCCCCTTTCTCCAGAAACTTCCCTGTCCTTTTTGTATCCTTCGAGGCCCCATTGGTTTGTTTCAATTGTTTCCCTCCCCTCTAATTCCCTATTGGTTTAAACATTGCATTCCCCGCCTTGTGCTCCTCCCCAGGTTTCTCCCAATTGGTTAAAGCTCTGTACCCTCCCCTGTTTAAAAACCCTCCCGCAGCCTGCATTTGTGTGTTTCTGTCGCTGACTCTCCTGGCAATAAACACCGTTGGCAATCATACAGAAGACCTCTCCTTattccttgtccctgctcttgACACTTTCCTCCTGTGCCATAGAGCAGTTGTGCCCTACAGCCGCATCCTGAATTGCGTGGCTTTTTGGGGGCAGCCCCCTCCTGGCCACGGTGCcgggagccggctgggctgAAGAGCTCCGGCACCGCGTCACTGAGGCAGCCACTCCATCACGGAAGGCCTCGGGCTTGGCCAGCCAGCACAGACCCACCGTGTGCTCCTCAGGGTATCCTTTGGCATATCACAGCATTTAAGAGGTTGGATGGTTTTTCCCGCTGTTTTATTGACTGACTGTGACCTTTGAGGACCAGAAGAGGAAGCAGAGCCTTAAATTGCAGATGAAGAGCAAATGGTGAAGCAAAGGCTTCACCTCTCCCGTGAAACAAAAGGACTGTGTTAGCCATGGCCCTCCCAAGGTGCCAAACTTCAAGCCAAGAAGCTGCTGACGGGAGTTttagcattcaggaacacacattataacaggatatgattatatgcaggtgcttttattgtgGAGCCcagggaatcaggggtacagacccaaatctggcTGCGACATGACTTTCGAGCTCAAAGTATTCTATATTCTGtcgttatataacttacatgttaatttttaaacttatattgttctattgtatacattaaACTTATTCAACcatgagtttcttgtgatcttgTACAAGTCCCTGACTACTGTTTCTCATCATTCTTACGATGAAAcggtaattatatttaattactaaacaatcatcacatctaacaattatatcatttaccATATACTAGCTACACATGTGCTATTTTAGCAAGTGCACGGCCTATGCTTTCCCAGAGTATTTTTCCCAGGCCCTACTaagtttaattttccttctaactCTTTAAATTGTCATAATTTtgaaacccttttactatcaggAGGAAATCTGGCACTTGTTTCCAGCCAGAGAACACTCACTCCTCAGCATCGTGGGCTGTGGTAGACAGTGCTTGAGGGGCCCAGAAATCCTTGGATGTGATCTCCTGTGCCAGTGGCCAGAACACAGAGTAGTGAGACTGACTTGAGGGGGCTGGCCCAGTTCTTGGACAAACTGCCAGGCAGGATGAGCTCCCTCCCCAAGAAGGAAAATTCCACCCCTGAGGTCCATGCCCACCCAGGCCATGAGATCACAGCAGGACTGTGagctcacagcaggctctggggtcacagcaggctgaggtcacagcaggctctgaggtcacagaggtcccagagccccgtggttgcagagcaccacaaggccccagcaggcagtccttgagcacaactgctgcggcagcagcggcggtggcagcagtggtgctgacattgggacagcggcctcaggacagtggtggcagcgagagtggcgggactggcacagggcaaggcaccatggcccttgctctgtgcctcctcctcctgctcctcctggccgtggccctgcctgccagggctgcccaggctgctccgctgcaagcgcggggagcaggtgagccggcagcctggctgccctttcccaggacagcgctccctgctccacgggaagcgctggggatggttttccctgggctttagggagggtttcctctgtgggagggagtgAAGACTCGTGggtcctgggctgctccagctgccctccCAGGGATGTGGCCCAGGGCCTACCAAAAGTGTGGAGACTGGCCAAGagacagcccagagctccccaggcccctgtgcagctttggccatGTCCATTCTCATCTGGCTCCCACGGCCTTTCCCAGCtgccttgcagtgcccagttccctgaggcagaagagAATCCCAGCATACCATAGAAAATGTTCTCATCTGTGGTCCAATCTAGATGAGGTTGCTGGGAAGGCTTCCCATTCGCTTGGCTGCATAAAGTTGTGAAGCCCTTGGAGCCTCCTGCAGGCATGTTCTCACTGTCCCTGTTCTGTggaaagcagcatttcctgaaggaagcagTCGCTCATcggtgccagcccctgctgcaggaaggaaggcgatgccaggcacggacacaggcacaggaggtgattgctgtgctgggctcagccgggctcagccctcggcggggctgtgtggcagcagctcttcccccaggccctgcccttgcacggcccagcagcagccaaagctggaggcgcctcggcttccaggcctctggaactggacacagcacttgaggtgctgctcaaccagtgcccagcacaggggaagaatcactgccctgctcctgctggccacaccattcctgatccaggccaggagccattggccttcttggccacctgggcactctgctggctcatgtccagcctgctgtccctctgtccctgcaggtccctttctgcctggctgctgtccagccactctgtccccagcctgtagcgctgcaggtttgttgtggccaaagtgcaggacccggcacttggacttgttaaacctcaccttgttggatttgggccctggatccagcctgtccaggtctctgtccctcctaccctccagcagatcaacactcccagccaacttggtgtcaccatggctccatgagaccccagagtgtcccaatggtctccatgattccagaGGCTTCCCAGTGTcccaatgtccctttggttccatgggaccccttggtgtcacaaagttCCTCGGatccttgggccctgcagtgtcacaatgtcaccgtggtcccccaaggccctgcagtgtcacagtagatccttggttccatgaggtctggcagggcagcaatgctctccttggttccCCCTGTCTCCCATGCCTCCCACTGTCAGGCTTTACAAGGACACCTGGTCAATgatgggagtgggagtgggtACCTACTCGAGGAGGCAATCATAAAAATTCCTCCCAACCCCCTGTCCCAAGCCAGCTGCCACTTCACATCAGGTATGATCCCCTGGATCTGGAGAGTCAGCCAGATGgtttagaagaaaattatctgcCGAGTGAGCCTCCCAATTATGATTCATCTGTGAGACAGATCACCACCTCTGTCCTAAGGTGACATCAAGGTGCTTGTATCCCCAGTcctgtgttctgtttatgtttgatattatgttctgtgctttcagaactgactctaaaagtgaaggtttgttttgtcttgttatcagccggctcacctccccccatggtctgttgtCTAGGAGAGGTGAGggcttgcttgctttgcttgcttgtttgGTTCCTTGCTTGCTCTCgctcctgcttttgcttttgcctttgcttttgcttattagttagtttagctaagcagtccaaatTTTTCTCtagactgtttttttcctttccctttcctgagcAGCATTCCAACCTTTCCAGACTGGGACCTAGGAAACACCGAGAGTCTGCATTTTGTGatgtgcagcaggcagcccagctccagaTACTGAGAACTGAGCAACCTCTCCCAGGAGTGGACTTTCTGAATTtatcatctcttcagagtggtgaaagactTTTTGTcatttgattttggttttttatttttggtttttactttttttcttttgtgctggggagtgttttgcttgttaaataaacaggttttatTCACTTCTCTCTGAGGACAGTCTTCCCGAATCAGGTCAGGGGGAGGGACCGTGGGGATTTGCTTTCCGGGGGCTCATTCCGgaggttttctcccaaaattgccctaaaccaggacaatcTCTAAcatcaaaaaggaaagaagggcaATCACGTTAGGTGACTCCCTTCTGAGGGGAACAGAGGGCCCCATATGTCAACCAGAGCCATCCCACAGAGAGGtctgctgcctccctggggCCTGGGTACGGGATATCCCTGAGAGACTGCCTGGGCTGATTCAGCCCTCTGATTATTACCCACTGCTGAtaccccaggctggcagtgatgAGATTGAAAAGAGGAGTGTCAGGGCAATGGAAAGGGACTTTAGGGCATTGGGTCAGGTGGTTTATAGGACAGGGGCACGGACATTTTTTCCTCAGTCCCTTTGGAGTCTGAGAAAAATGGTGAAAGCAATAGGAAAGCTCACATTATCAACAAGTGGCTCATGGGTTGGTGTCATTGGCAGAATTTCAGATTCTTTAATCAGGGAGCGACTTTTACAGCACCTGGCCTGCTGGAACCAGATGGGCTCCATCTTTCTGGTAAGGGCAGAAGAATTTTAGCTCATGAACTGGAAGAACTTGTTGAGAGGGCTTTAAACTAGGTCTGAAGGGGGAGGGAGATGTAGCTGGTTTGTCTGAAAGCAGGCCCAAGGGTGGTAAGCCTGAGTGAGGGGTGAAATCAGCAGCCCAGCTGAGGTGCACACAGCGTGGGTCACAAACAAGAAGAGCTGGAGGCCATGGTgcaacagcagagctgtgatggAATTGCCATCACAGAAACAGGGAGGGATGGCTCACGTGGCTGGAGTGCTGCATTAGATGGCTGCAAGCTCTTCAGGAGAgacaggaaagggagaggaggTGGAGCAGTGGCCCTTTATATTAGGGAGGGTTTTGTTGCTATGGGTGTTGAACCTAATGATGATGAAATTGAATGTCTATGGGTGAGAATTAGGGGGAAGGCCAACAAGGCTGACATCCTACTGGGATTGTGTTATCGTCCACCCAGCCAGGAAGAAGAGGTGGACAACTCATTCTGTAAGCAGCTAGAGAATGTTTCTGGATCATCAGCCCTTGTTCTTTTGGTGATTTCAACCTGGTGGACATATGCTGGGAACACAATGCAGCTAAAAAGAGACAGTCCAGGAAATTTTTAGGGTTGGTGGAGGACAATTTTTTGTCTCAGCTGGTGAGTGAGCCTACCAGGGGAGGGACTGTGTTAGATCTGTTGTTTGCAAATAGAGATTGGCTGGTGAGAGATGTGGTGGTTGGAGGCTGTTTGGGGAACAGTGATCACGAAATTATAAAATTCTCAGTATTTGGTTAAATCAGGAGAAACACTAATAAGACTTTTACATTAGAGTTCCAGAGGGCAGACTTTGGTCTATTTAGGATAATTATTCAGAGAGTTGCTTGGGAAGCAGCCCTTAAAAACAGAGGAGTTCAGGAAAGGCGGGCGTGTTTCAAAATAGAGATCTCAAGGGCACAGGAACAGACTGTCCCTGTGTTCTGAAAGATGAATCGACGAGGCAAACGTCTAGCCTGGATGGCGAAGGAATGTTTTGGAGTAACTCAGGAATAAAAAGAGGATGTATCATCTTTGGAAGGAAGATCAGATCTCAGGAAGTGTTTAATGGGTCTGCTAGGGCATGTAGGAAAGAAATTAGGGAGGCCGAAGCTCACTTTGAACTTAAAATGGCAACTTCAGTAAAGgctaataaaaaatgtttttatgaaTATATTAATGGTAAAAGGAAGGGTAAGGTCAGCCTTTGTTCTTTATTAGATGTGGAAGGGAATTTAATAACTGCAGATGGAGAGAAGGCAAAGGTGCTTAACGCcatctttgcctcagtctttagtGAGAAGACGATTTGCCTTCAGGACAACTGTCCTCCTGGGCTGGTAGATGGTGTCAGGGAGCAGAGTGGGCCACTGTTATCCAGGGGGAGGCAGTCAGagaactgctgagctgcttggatgttcataaatccatgggaccagatgggatccaccccagggcgatgagggagctggcagatgagcttgCCAAGCTGCTGTCTATCATTttccagcagtcctggctcactgggGAGGTTCCAGATGACTGGAAGCTGCCCAATGTGATGCCCATTCACAGcaagggtgggaaggaggatcctggtaATTACAGGCTagtcagcctgacctcagtacccAGTAAGGTCATGGAGCAGTTTATACTGAGTGTCACcacacagcacttacaggatggccagggtgtcagacccagccagcagggGTTTAAGGAGGGGTAGGTCGTgtttgaccaacctggtctcctttcatgaccaggtgaccctcctggtggatgcaggacaggctgtggatgtgtctatttggactccagcaaggcctttggcactgcctcccacagcacactcctggaaaagctgcagcccacggctgggacaggagcactctgtgctgggctcagaactggctgcatggctggcccagagagtggtggtgagcggtgctgcatccagctggggacagtcaccagtggtgtccctcagggctctgtgctgggccagctctgttcaatgtttttattgaccacatggatgaggggattgagcctttcattagtaaatctgcagatgacactaagctgggagcgtGTGTCCatctgttggaaggtaggagggctctgcagggaggccTGGAAGGGttggagggatgggcagagtccagtAAGATGAAGCTTAGTAAATCcaagtgcccatccctgcattTTGACCACAAACACCCCCTGCAGCattacaggctggggatggtgtggctggtcagtgcccaggcagaaagggacctgggggcactggtcTAAAGCCggttgaacatgagccagcagtgtgccctggtggcccagaaggccaatggctcctggcctggatcaggaatggtgcggccagcaggagcagggcagtgattcttcccctgtacttggcactggttgggcagcacctcaagtgctgtgtccagttctgggccacccagtttgggaaggacatggaggacctggagcatgtccagagaagggcagcaaggctggtgaTGTGCTTGGAACACAAGTTCTGTGAGGAACAagtgagggagctggggttgtttagcctggagaagaggaagctcagaggcgaccttatcactctctacactccctgaaaggtggttgcagtcaggtgggggttggtctctttctcctcacagcagctgacagaaccagaggacacagtcttatggtgcaccaagggaaatttagattggatattaggaaaaatgttttttatggaaagggtgataaagtactggaattgtctgtccagggaggtggtggagtcagcatccttggatatgtttaaaaaaagactggatgtggcactcagtgccatggtttagctgaggtggtgttagggcatggattggacttgatgatcttaaaggtctcttccaactcagtaattctgtgtttctgtgattatgtgacatcacagagcaggctgtgacatcacaggatgCCTGTAGGACATCACACAGCAGGCTGTGAGGTCAGAGAGTGTGCTGTGACATTATAGGGTGGCTGTGCTACATCACTGAAGGTGTTGTGACATGACAGGATGGGTCTGTGAGGCCACAGAGGTGCTGTGTGACATGATAAGTGAGttctgacatcacagagcaggctgtgacatcacagaggaggTTTGACATCACAGAAGAGGTTCTGATGTCACAAATCTGTCTATGACATTTCAGGCTGGCTGTGTGTCATCACAGTAGGGGCTGTGAGGCTACATAGAAGACTCTGCCATCATAGATAagggctctgtgacatcacagagcagctgtgtgatgtcacagagaaggCTGAGACAATAGAGAGTGGGCTGTGCCATCACAGAACTGATTGTGAAAAcgcagagcaggctgtgacattaAAGGgagactgtgacatcacaggctgggctgtgacgccacagggcagattttgtgacatcacagagcagattGGGACCTCAAAGAgtaggctgtgacatcacagagcagctgtatgAAATCCCAGGTGGCCTGTTACATCTCAGagtgggctgtgtgacatcgcaggggctgtgacatcacaggggctgtgtgacatcacaggggctgtgtgacatctcaggggctgtGTGATTTCACTGAGGAGGTcactctgcctcagtttcccccagagaagtccaacactGCTCATGCACAGGGggatcccctgtccccccgggttCCCCCGCCCCCATcgccgcagcctcccccagaggatgttccacgagatcgaccccagagcccGACACAGGGacgggggctggggctgtggggggtgggacggggggacagggaccccctggcagtgtccctgtgtcccacagggccagagcctgggccagggctccttcaccctgttaCCAACAAGGGCTTGAGAGTGCTGAAAAGTCAccggcaagggagcagcaaaaaccagatttaatattaagcGACAGCaccacaaagttccttggcaagagtcactctgctcctgactgaaCACTTCATACTTAAGGCACCCCTAGGAAACAAATCAAccacaaatccaaacaaaatccaggcaatcaaactgAAATGATCAGAGAACTGTCCCTTTatgtggcacagggacacatagaacagtgagggcaaggataaaaggaatatggcccAAAAGCTGAACAGAGGTCAAATttaacaggacttaacttaTACCTTAACCTTAACTTCTACCTTCAACTTcaaaatttagcaaaagaacagatATTAACAGTATTTAACATAACTTATAACCTACGACTTTTCAATTTAACAGAGCAATATAATTTAACAGTATTTAGCTCAGCTTATAACTTATAGCAAaaaacaactcttagcagcatttaacttagCATAGGCTGCATCACTAGACctcacttacaggcctgacAGGCTCAGCTATCCAGGGCACTcagagccctcagagagcagcatttctgccacatttcccagcacaggcactcctgtgtgcacagagatacagagagtcagtgcaaggcacctgtgagaaattcctctgagggcagggaaatgctccttgaggatgctttggcatctccccagcagggaagggttgagcctggaggagtggggggatcggcccaggctccctcgttgttTCGGGATCCCCGAATtcagcaaacgggagagttcccggctcggagaggccccactcagagggagtcgctggcccaggagagctccaagggctccttttggagcgctgtttgtagggcccctagagaggggctgcagtcccagccatgtttcatcctggccgcacttggcatcagcagctttctttggcagggtgagaacagggatgttgtgccactgAGGGGACAGAAACaattcccagggctgctcctaaagtaaccagcagctggctgggcagcagcagtgcctggagcagacagtgtttgtgatgagctccagaggagctgagcccaggggctgctggccaaggccaagGCCCAGTGAGGATTTCTCAGCTgtcagggcagcctgagaaggggaggagggaatgcACCAacacaggaaccatggaaccaagggaccaatGTGACACtggggcctgtgagaccaaggggccattgtgacactgtggggcctgtgagatcaagggaccattgcgACATTGTGAGGCACCATGGAACAATGGACACCATTGTGACACTTGGGGGACACATTggatcatggagaccattgggatactatGATGCCCAATGGAATCAGCAaaacattgtgacactctgaggcctcatggaaccagtgagaccattgtgaccctggggtccccacagaaccaagaggaccattgtgacactgtggggccttgtgtcatcagtggtccattgtgacactgtggagccaaaggagaccattgtgacactgcaaacccccatggtacaaaggtccattgtgacattctGGGTTTCATGGAACAGAGGACTCATGTGTCATTGTGGGGCCTGGGGaaatcatggagaccattgggacactccatGGCCTCATGGAATCTTTGGAACCATTGTGAAACTAGGAGGTCTCATGGTACCCAGGGGctattgtgacactgtgggaccccattgaaccaagggtccattgtgataCTGTAGGTCTTCTTGTAATCAAAGAGCAATtctgacactgtggggccccatgcaaccaaaggaacacagaacaggtctggctggtttggcctCCCGTGGACTACCTGACTGGTCCAGCTGACCCGgtgtccctctcctctccccgcctccttctccccatgccgggccgggccatgcccccggcccgcccccggccccgggcggggctgccccgtccccggccccgcccgccccgccgcggtcTCGCCTCCGCCCGGCTCTGGCCGTGCTGGCGGTGGCGCTGCCGGGCGGGCAtcagtgcctggggctgggccgGCATCGCCGCCCTTTGGCTCCGCCtggcccgagcccggccccggccccgccgcagggTCCGGCCCCGGCGCCGGCGCCTCCCGGGCCCCGCGGAGGACACACGCGGcacggccgctcccgccgcccccgctgCGGCTTCCCCGGCCCGAGCTCCGCCGCtcggcagcgcggccgccggcCCCGAGCCTCCCGTGTCCCGTTGCCGAGACCGAAGGCCTGGGGATGGCCGGCCCGAGGCGCTCGGGGGGCGCtcgggggccgctcctggccccgggccgagcgctgacagccgcgtcccgcccgcagggaaggcgcaggaggccctGCAGGAGCGGTACCGAGTGGGTTCGCTGCTGGGGCGCGGCGGCTTCGGCAGAGTGTTCGCAgccacgcggctctcggacggcgccccggtgagcggcggggccggcggcgggcatggaggaggaggagggagaatgaagtgaaggaggaggaaaggaaggaggaggaggaaggagggataggaggaggaggagggaggaggaggagggaggaggaggaggaaggaggaggaggaggaagagaaggaggaggaggaaggaggaggaagagaagaaggaggaggaggagaaggaggaggaggaaggagggagaggaggaggaggatggagaaggaagagaaggaggagaaggaaggaggaggaagagaagggggaggaagagaaggaggaggcggaggagagGGAAGTAGGAGGATGGGGCTCGGCAGGGcgggcggcgagctcagcccgctgctgcctttggcttgcaggtggccatcaaaagggtgccacggaaccgcgtccggcgctggggcgagctgg
This region includes:
- the LOC144247837 gene encoding serine/threonine-protein kinase pim-1-like translates to MRELADELAKLLSIIFQQSWLTGEVPDDWKLPNVMPIHSKGGKEDPGNYRLVSLTSVPSKVMEQFILSVTTQHLQDGQGVRPSQQGFKEGAWGWAGIAALWLRLARARPRPRRRVRPRRRRLPGPAEDTRGTAAPAAPAAASPARAPPLGSAAAGPEPPVSRCRDRRPGDGRPEALGGRSGAAPGPGPSADSRVPPAGKAQEALQERYRVGSLLGRGGFGRVFAATRLSDGAPVAIKRVPRNRVRRWGELPDGTSAPLEIVLLDKVSTGFPGVVQLLEWFELPNSIVMVLERPERSQDLLHFIRARRFLCEEVARELFRQVLEAVRHCTSRGVLHRDIKPENILVDLATGQAKLIDFGCGTYLQDTAYTDFAGTLSYSPPEWTRLGWYHGEAATIWSLGILLHQMVCGQHPFRRGRKISWDHQLSLPQRLSPECQELIRWCLSMHFLDRPSLEDLFCEPWIQDIHLS